A stretch of Methylogaea oryzae DNA encodes these proteins:
- a CDS encoding cold-shock protein, whose product MRTGTVKWFDEGKGFGFITPQDGGDDVFVHHSTISGSGFKVLTEGQTVQFESQKGPKGFQTTKVDPN is encoded by the coding sequence ATGCGTACTGGTACTGTTAAGTGGTTCGACGAAGGTAAGGGTTTCGGTTTCATTACTCCGCAGGACGGCGGCGACGATGTGTTCGTGCATCACTCCACCATCAGCGGCAGTGGTTTCAAGGTTCTTACCGAAGGCCAGACCGTTCAATTTGAGTCGCAGAAAGGCCCGAAGGGCTTCCAGACGACCAAAGTAGATCCCAACTAA